tcatattctctcaacagaaatatcctttgcaccttggactataaaaggctgaagaaaagaagaaagctaagagagagaaacccagagctgcaatacaagaaaagattcaagcctctactttcttcatctgttcttatttagtttacactcagcttatttagaagcaaacctttgtaaacaccaacctcaaacagttgtttgattttctttaagggaccgggtaggtcagtatccttaagaagactaagagagtgaatcttagtggtgattcctttaggagatcaaggttgatcggatcctagagaagactaagagagtgaatcttagtgtgagctaagtcagtgtattgttagtcacttgtaggtttcaagtgcagttgtaacaattatctgattagtggattgccttcattctaagaaggaagaaatcaccttaacgggtggactggattagcttgagggatttatcaagtgaaccaggataaaatacttgtgtgcttctctcttctctctatctttatccgctgcaccatctatcttagagaaaccgaaaagatttactttaaatcttaaggggaaactttttatattgaaaacgctattcaacccccccttctagtcgtttttaacaccttcaattggtatcagagcgcaagttctgattaccacacttaacagtgttcagtagatccgggccagtgtgaaaaactcatggattccaccactactacaagcaaatatcaatacagtgcaagaccacctatctttgatggtcagagatttgatttctggaaagacagaatcaaaagcttctttcttggctttgatcctgatctctgggactttgttgttgatggctacacccctcttgtcgatgaacatggtgtaaagatcccaaggaagaagatgagtgaagatcaaaagaaggagttcagagatcatcacagatcaagagctattctgcaaagtgccatttcatatgaagaatatgagaaaattactgatcgtgattccgctaagtgtatcattgattccttaaagacgacacatgaaggaaacaaaaaggtgaaagagacaaaggcgttgtctttgatcaagcagtatgaatccttccaaatggaacctgacgaatccattgaggatatgttttccagattccagttgattattgctggaataagacccctcaacaaaagctacaccgctgctgatcatgtcatgaggatccttagaggtcttcctgaaagctggatgcctttgataacttccttggagctaactagaaatgttgagcagatgagtttggaagaactcataagcatactaaagtgtcatgaactaaagcgtgctgaacatcaggatcagaagaagaagtctatagcctggaaacccaaatctgaaaaggctaaggctctccaagcagaagcagaagaatccgaagaagcatcagaatattctgatgaaaatgagctgactctgatatccagaaagctcaactgcatctggaagcacaggtagagcaaatacaaaggctcatcaaaggacaaaaagtcaaagaagcatttcaaaccaaagaaaagtctgatggtgacttttgatgaatcagagtcagaggatgttgactctgatggtgaagttcaaggactcatggctattgtcaaagacaaagaagcagagtcaaagggagctgttgactctgactcagaatcagaaggagatcctaactcagacgatgaaaatgaggtattcgcttctttctctacctctgaactgaaacatgcattgtctgatatcatggataagtataactccttattgtctaagcataagaagctgaaaaaggacttatctgctgtttccaagactccttctgaacatgagaaaattatttctgatttgaaaaatgataatcatgctttgatcaattctaactctgtgcttaagaaccagattgctaagttagaagaaattgttgcttgtgatgcctctgattgtagaaatgagtctaagtatgaaaagtcttttcaaagattcctagctaaaagcgtagacagaagcttaatggcttcaatgatctatggcgtaagcagaaatggaatatatgacattggtcattctaaaccttctgaagttgctccatcatctcttaagaaaggaactttctcaatgtcaaaatatcatgctcaaattcctttacattatcctgttgaaagacccaaagttgtcagaacttctgggctaactaacaagaaaggacccagaaagtgggtacctagggatgagattatatatgttgcagatatcttcaataggtccatcgaaactccaaccatggaacctggacagtggatgcaggcaacacatgacgggagaaaggcatatgtcccaagatccaaaacttgaacctgaaggtgaagttaatcttggaggcatcagtagagtaagatttggtcaagtcaaagctagctgaaaaagcttgcagagatgagcatgaccgtttcagaaagaaacaaagactcagaacttgacgaaccagaagcaacaacatcagaagatgctactacaacttctgacttgcgtcatcagaagaagagtaggttcctagcttctcattctgaagtatctgaagatgaaattttgtccagaacggagatgtcaccagaaccacacttctgttctcatcagaagatacactaatcagcagccaagtatcccttggtattccttctgagggggagtatttcgtcttatgctcttactattttttttcccaccttcattctttttgcttatgacaaaaagggggagaacttatagtatcttgacaactcctatattatttagctcagaatctagatattactaacattgatattaagtattagattcagggggagcttagctcagaatcaagcacgagtcttggattcagaaggagcaagataaactatacacatcaggataagttttaactctgataccttatactctgagtgtattcagtttatttgtttagagttgttcatcaaaatacatggttttgtcatcatcaaaaagggggagattgtaagatcaagatttggtcatgtggtacaactctatgttttgatgataacaagtatttatttgtggattaataactatgatactctaatgtttgtcttgagtgttttgacaaacaggttctgattctgacaccagaagatatattcgtcagaagatctgaggatcagaggatctgaagatcagaagatctgaagatcaaaggatctgaagatcagaggatctgaggatcagaggatctgaggatcagaggatctgaagatcagaggatctgaggatcagaggatctgaagatctaaagatcagaggatcagaagatctgaaggaccagaaggctctgaaggtccagaagctctgaaggtccagaagcagaagttacgaaggtcagaggatccaagcatccctctgactctgatcaccaagcttcacaaattccaacacgaagcataactctgatcagaagtcattggttaaaggcaaatgtctctatcatgAAGTACAAGAgtagtgtactattctgacaagcctacctaccaaggttcagccacagcaggttctggaagttccagaaatgccctccaacggtcatattctctcaacagaaatatcctttgcaccttggactataaaaggctgaagaaaagaagaaagctaagagagagaaacccaaagctgcaatacaagaaaagattcaagcctctactttcttcatctgttcttatttagtttacactcatcttatttagaagcaaatctttgtaaacaccaacctcaaacagttgtttgattttctttaagggaccgggtaggtcagtatccttaagaagactaagagagtgaatcttagtggtgattcctttaggagatcaaggttgatcggatcctagagaagactaagagagtgaatcttagtgtgagctaagtcagtgtattgttagtcacttgtaggtttcaagtgcagttgtaacaattatctgattagtggattgccttcattctaagaaggaagaaatcaccttaacgggtggactggattagcttgagggatttatcaagtgaaccaggataaaatacttgtgtgcttctctcttctctctatctttatccgctgcaccatctatcttagagaaaccgaaaagatttactttaaatcttaaggggaaactttttatattgaaaacgctattcaacccccccttctagtcgtttttcacaccttcaataaTATGAGATATCTTTGAAATATGATTACCTAAGTTTACAATGACGATGTATATGaatcaaactaatttcttaGTAGATGTTATGTAGTCATTTGATTTCTATAAAATATAAAGTTTGGGTGAGTTTGAATCTAGTCGTCGCCACAAGCTAGGAAAAGCCTTCGTAACCATAGATGGCTTACAAAGGTACTTACAAATTTTTCACCAACATAACTCTTACATTAGCAGCTGGAATCAAACACAAAACCCTCTAAGAAAAAGTAGTCATTCCTTTCCAACTCAAACTAACATGTATTTCTTATTTCTAAGTCATATGAAaacatttataaataatttattatttatttctaaatttattctcatatttaatattaaaaaataatttcatatcaTCATACAAATTCTTTCATAAATGAATCACGAAAAGTGTCTTATTTTTTAAGTATACGATAGAATATTTTACTTGTTGAATCCACAAATTtggattaattaataataatcaatttgataaaaaaaaagaatgaattttcccaaaattaatattttttctttacaaaataaaaaactagtGTCATTACTATTACTgatcaataatatatatatatatatataaataaataagggGAGGAGGATAGGAAAGCTTTGATCATTTTATTTATGGTAAAACTAGTACTTTTGACCTGTGCGTTGGACGTGggatacccgtgcgttgcacggggatatttatttttatgtatctttgttatgttttttaaaatagagtttctaaattaacaaaataaaactaattttaGTTAAGTATAgagaaatataaattttaaagttttttttgttttacgatgaatgtgtttaattttttttagaagcaTAATAATTATCTAATTATATAAagatttaatatttttgttttgttttgtgatgTCCTAACAAAACTCAACAGCCTTCATGGGTTTTAGAATGAAAAATCAAATGGCACTACATGTTCACCGAAAATCAGAAAATTTAAATTTCTCATAAAGGTAGGAGAAACCAAGTCACAATCTAAATATTAAGCAAATCTTCCCATAATCAATTCCCAaaattggaattaaaaaaattaagaataaagAAAAGTCCAACGCTTCTTGGTCACTACAGTGAATGTTATGATATGAGATTCTCTGTTGCACGCCATCATATACCATTTGGCTATTATAGACACTTGACATGGGTACAACCTTCTCAGCATGAACCTAGAGATAGAAGCACTTTTGAGTGATGAGGACAAATCCTAATTTCACCGTGTCTGAGGCATACAAAATGGGTCATAGAGGGCTAATAGAGGGGGAGGGGAATCTTTCATGGAGTTCTatgtttttttaacaaaatcaacAATCAAACAAAAAGAACTCATTATGGTTTTTTGCGGGGGAGTAAATAAGGGCAATGATAAATGAAAAGAAGAACACATGTACCAAAACAAACGACATCCATTCAAGAGTTATGGCAAAATATCCAAAGACAAATAAGTAGAAGTTTCTATCATTAAAAAGATCAAccttataatttttcaattgaGCAAAGTGCATGCTTTCATTTATGCCAATCTTCCTTAGGTTTTGAAATAGGACTTGATATAGAAGATTGGGCGGGTTAAAATAACTAACTTTAAACAATTTCATTCTAATATAGAATGATTGTATCAGTCCAAAATAGTTAGAATAGACACATTCAAAACATGATATTCATAACTGGAACCTATGGGCTAACAGACTAAAACAAAAACTGATTATTATGTCTTCTTCTCACATGGAATTCACCTCTTCATGGACAGGATTAGTGAATAAaccaaattatttttattttagtataTTAATAAGTTTTGAAGTTGTTTAAGAGAATGAATTGACAGAAATCAGACGCCACAGGTTCTCAATGTCAAAATGTAATGAATTAAATTCCTATATAATGAAATTCATTATTAAAGAAATGCAAGTTAACTGCCAGTGCAACTTTAAAATACTTAAAAACTAAATATTCCTTTTGTGTGAGTGCATCAAAACCCAGGACCCCTCACCACCATTTCGGTTGCATTCCGTTCAGCAAGGTTATTACCAAGTGTAAATTTTATCAAAAGACATTTGTTTCTAGAAGATACTGATATATGTATATAGTACCGCAAAGGCTAAATGCAGATTCAACTAAATGGTTTCTGTCAGCAGGTCTAGTGCTGGGTCTAACTTACCTGGAAATAAAgcattaaaaagaaagaaaaactcaatagagagaaaaataatgcACATCCAACAAACACCAAAATTGAGAGAAATTGGAAAGAAAATAAGAGAGTGGCTTGCCCTGTTGATAGCGATATGACATAGTAAAGGCCTGGTTTTTTCAAATAGCATGAAAAGGCCTTGTTCATTCAATAGCCACCTCGTGTACTCCTTCCAAACATCTTTAGCAAATATCTGAAAATTCAAAAGGCCACCTTAATCAATTTCACTGCTCAAACTCTTTCAATAAGCTTAATCATTTGCTACacattggaaatttggaatccataaataagaaaatgaaaaaagaagaatCAAAAATTGGTCGTGCAATGAAAGAAGAATCAAAAGTCAGAGCAATTAATTATGACAAAGGAAGGAATGAAGAAAAAACTGATCATCAAGAGGAAGAGAGTTCGTGATTGAGCTTGAGAAGAGATAAAATTTATAACATAAAATAAACGCAAAATATCAACAACTCATGAACACGTTAACCAAAGAAGGAAATGTGGTGAAAAAAGGGTTGTGCTGAATGCAAAACAAAAAAGGCAGAAAGAAGGTGTAATTAAAAGGGTACTTAGTACATAAATATTATGTTACATAAGGTGCTATATTATAGAGCTGAAATGTAACTCCTGGAAACTCAAAAGCTTACTCAATCACTCCTAATAAAGTGCAATAAGATTAATCGACTTTGTAACTGACGCTTAAAGACACTTTAACCAAGATTAAAAGCAGGTAACAAAACTAATGATAAGAAATTATTTCAACAGTTATTGAAAAGTATCAAAATAAGCAATATTATTATTCATGACACATCAAGTATTTAAATGAGAAAAACATGACCAAAATCTTATGGGAGAGAATTAGCCAGGATGACACTGCTGGCGTAAAACTCACCCCAAAAAACCTTAAGGTAAAGCAAACACAACAAAAAAACCTCTTCATTACAACCCACTatataagaaaaaattaattaataagcataatataaatataaatatgaaagtTAGCAAATAGTTACTCAAACCACCATGCAATCAAAGTGTATGAAGCATGAAATTTCAACAGCAATgaaaagataaacataacataAAGATGAaatgtaactcatggaaacTCAAAAGCTTACTCAATGACTCTTAATAAAGTGTAATACCATTATACTTTATAACTGACTCTTAAAAGTACTTTACTCTATAACAGTAGTCACCACTCACCATCATTAGTTGCTCATCGTGGACGATCAGTTATTTGGAGCTCAAAGGTCCCTATTAAATGTGTCGTCGACCCTTCAACTTACAAAGTTGAAGCGGCCTGAAAGTGACCCTCTATATTCATACAAGTTTGTTGTGTTGGTATTGAGTCCAAGGGAATAGGGTTTTGATGGTTACCCTTCATGGCCCAATAAAGGATCTCTTGGAAATGTTTGTATGTCCAATGAGTTCGTGTTAGGCCTGGGGATCATAGTCTTCCAAGCCTATAAACATGAGTGCTTATTGGGTTTAAATTGATTTTTAGGGAAATCAATAACTttccatttattattttttctatctAGTATATAAGAGTTTATGTATTAAGAGGATAAATCATTACCCTATGAAAAATAGCAGGATTCTAAAAGTTGTTAACTTAAAGTCAAAAGTTTGGCGGAGGGGGGTgacaagatttttttttagagatataaaattatttaaatttaaatagtaTGAATAGGTTTCATGTATGCTGATAAAGTAATCTTATTTCATTGGTGCGAATGCCCAGTATAAAACCTAAACCGAAGGCGTTGCCCTCCGTTTGTGCTCTTCCACAATCTTGTATTGTATATTTCTTTCGTTTTTGTTCCTCATTTTCTTTTAACAGAAAAAAATTATTGCATATCAATCATCTTAGGTACAGAGGAAGTTACAGGATGAAGGACACGTAAGCCTTCGTTGTTACCACTTCCCATCCCGCACACGCATTGCATAaccatttctctctctctctctctcttcctccctaTCTCAACAACATAGATCTGTCCCCTCCATTTCAAGTAAGCACCCCTCTCTGTTTTCATCTCAGATTCAAACTATGCTTGTTATCATGTTATggttgatttgttttttttttttttccttcttcttaatTGATTGCAATTTGTCTTGTTAACCTCTGTTTGGAATTTGGTATTCAAAACACCAGCTCTGTTCAATCTTATTGTATCTGGTGGTATTATGAGTATATTATTGTAGTAAAGATttgatgttttgttttcttttgtgttTTTCAACTCCACTAGTGTTTTGATCAGGTTGCAGTGACAAATCCAACTCTGtattggtagtttttattatttaatctcTGTTTGTAGATAAGAAATATGAATGGTTTTTTGTTTGAAACTCAAAGTCCCTGTTCACTTTGAACTCTGCAAACATATGAATGTGAGCATCCCTGTACACATACAAAATAAGTCAAAAGAAAAACTTGTTAAGAGTATTTCAGGCTTCTAGCTAATAGTTGATTACTGGTCTTGACTCTTGAGGTTCTCACCTTGTATATAAGATATCAATCATATATACAATTTATAAACGGGTTGTTTAGTTTTCCAGTCAATGCTGTGGATTAGATACTTTGAGGGACACAGAAGAAGGGGAGGGGGGATTATATGTTCTGATGGATAGTATTGCGACGTTTTTGGATCTGACTAAGTTATATCTTCTATTTAATTGATATTACTTACAACTAAAGTATTCATTCTTTTTATACCAAAATAAAGACAGCTGCTCTTTGATCTGTAATCTGAATCCTAACTTATTTCTTGTAATGGAAATTTATAGCAAGCCTCTCTGTTGTCTTTTGTTTGACATGCTTGtattttttctttacttttccTGATCTTTTTGTTTTGGAAGGATTCCTATCTCTCCGGCAGTGTATTCCATCCTATATAGTACAGGTTGTTTGCATGCTTAGACTTTAAAGTTCATTTTATTAACATATGGAGCTTTGCAGGTGTACAAACTATACATACAGTTAATACTCAACATGGAGCTTAGTACTATTAAAGATGCTTTTGACCGTGTTACTAAGAAGCAAAAGTCATCTAGCTCCAAGACTCAAGAAGTGATTGATCAGATCAGACAGGAAATTGAGAATGTTTTAGATACGATGCAGTCAGTCAATAACACCGACCATGTGCTTGATCATAAAACTGTCCTGAATGAGCTCAAGGCTAGTTTACTTCAAACCGCTCCACTTAGCCAAATGGAAGGTACACAGAAGGAGCTAAATGTAGCACTCAGCAAGTATGGGAAGCTTCTTGAGAAAAATTTCAACACTGATATATCCAAGGCTTACAGAAATATTGACATTGATGTACATACTTTGAACCAAATAATTGCCAACCATTTTTATCGGCAGGGCCTTTTTGAAATAGGGGACCATTTTCTAAGTGTGGTTGGAGAGCCCGAATCTGCTGCTGTTATGAAATCCCCATTCCTGGAAATGTATCAAATACTCGAAGCCATGAAGAATCAGGACCTGGAGCCAGCCCTCAAGTGGGCTACCAGTAATTCTGACAAACTTGCTCAAAGTGGATCTGACATTGTGCTGAAGCTTCACTCAATGCAATTTGTAAAAATACTTCAAAATGGAAGTAGAGACGAAGCCCTTCATTATGCTAGAACTTACCTTTCTCCTTTTGCTTCCAGTCACATCGCTGATATCCAGAAGCTTATGGGAAGTCTTCTGTGGACTGGAAAGCTTGATAGCTCTCCTTACCATGCATTATTATCCCCATCAAACTGGGATAGGTTGGCTGAGGAACTTAAAAGGCAATTCTGCAATCTTTTGGGACAGTCATACAACAGTCCATTGAGTGTGACTATATCAGCAGGGGTCCAAGCTTTGCCACCTCTTCTCAAATTTATGAATGTCATGGTAGGGAAGAAGCAGGAATGGCAGACTATGAACCAGTTACCGGTGCCTGTTGAGCTGGACAGCGAACTCCAGTTCCATTCCATTTTTGTTTGTCCTGTCTCAAAGGAACAAGCTACTGAGGATAACCCTCCTATGTTAATGTCCTGTGGCCATGTCCTCTGTAAACAGTCTATCTCGAAGATGTCCAAGAACGGCTCGAAATTATTCAAGTGCCCATATTGTCCCTTTGATGTTGATGCAGCACTTTGCAAGCAACTATATTTCTGATGTTTATGGGTTTGTATGAAACACTCTGTAAACTGAATCTTCTGTTAGCATAGGTGTACCTGTGTATGGTGGTTGCTAAAGCCCATGCCTAGTTGTGATGTCTGTATGTTTTATAAATTTGTAAATAGATATTCTTCTTAATGTTGATATGGCCCGCAAGTTCTTCATTGATTACCAGCATTCATTTGAATAAGATTTGATCCACCTAAATTGGATTTTCCATTTTCCTTTGGGTCAATGGTTGAACCATAACGATTCTTGCTGGTCTTATTTACACGTTTCAATTTTACCAACACCTTCTCGACTTTGGATCCATCAATGCCCTGCACCCACCTCATTTGAATAAGTACTGACTCTTTAGATTGAGCAAAATTATAGCTTCCTTTTATAGCCACCAGGTACCACccacacccac
This portion of the Lotus japonicus ecotype B-129 chromosome 3, LjGifu_v1.2 genome encodes:
- the LOC130748480 gene encoding protein RMD5 homolog, with the protein product MELSTIKDAFDRVTKKQKSSSSKTQEVIDQIRQEIENVLDTMQSVNNTDHVLDHKTVLNELKASLLQTAPLSQMEGTQKELNVALSKYGKLLEKNFNTDISKAYRNIDIDVHTLNQIIANHFYRQGLFEIGDHFLSVVGEPESAAVMKSPFLEMYQILEAMKNQDLEPALKWATSNSDKLAQSGSDIVLKLHSMQFVKILQNGSRDEALHYARTYLSPFASSHIADIQKLMGSLLWTGKLDSSPYHALLSPSNWDRLAEELKRQFCNLLGQSYNSPLSVTISAGVQALPPLLKFMNVMVGKKQEWQTMNQLPVPVELDSELQFHSIFVCPVSKEQATEDNPPMLMSCGHVLCKQSISKMSKNGSKLFKCPYCPFDVDAALCKQLYF